One region of Pogona vitticeps strain Pit_001003342236 chromosome 1, PviZW2.1, whole genome shotgun sequence genomic DNA includes:
- the LOC110089593 gene encoding uncharacterized protein LOC110089593, with translation MKAEEALESAEAAQAREEHLLSYVSRIATLAYQQAAEAEHDCAQARRAMAVAEAIQAAAFPEGKGRRSHRHHRSHGECRCRHHHHHHHGHHDHRSQYETHSDLTHSEFESSTR, from the coding sequence ATGAAGGCCGAGGAAGCGCTAGAGTCGGCCGAAGCCGCCCAGGCCCGTGAGGAGCACCTCTTGTCTTACGTCTCCAGAATCGCCACCCTGGCCTACCAGCAGGCGGCTGAGGCCGAGCACGATTGCGCCCAAGCCCGGAGAGCCATGGCAGTGGCGGAAGCCATCCAAGCGGCCGCCTTCCCTGAGGGGAAAGGCCGCCGGAGTCACCGGCACCATCGCAGCCATGGGGAGTGCCGGTgtcgtcaccaccaccaccaccaccacggccaCCACGACCACCGGAGCCAATATGAGACCCACAGTGATCTGACCCACTCCGAGTTCGAGAGCAGCACCCGATAA